One Dunckerocampus dactyliophorus isolate RoL2022-P2 chromosome 18, RoL_Ddac_1.1, whole genome shotgun sequence genomic region harbors:
- the c1qtnf6a gene encoding complement C1q tumor necrosis factor-related protein 1 — MFGVLLTLSFAHLVAQAPPSDGPPVPCRRCCDHLPPTEGSPAPSPKGAYSRVPEVRAYINMTILKGDKGDRGERGTPGKTGQEGPPGPVGPMGEKGSKGQAGLPGDPCKVNYAAFSVGRRKSLHSLEAYQTLIFDTVFVNLDDHFNMFGGKFICHTPGIYFFNVNIHTWNFKETYLHIMRNEAEQAIVYAQPSDRSIMQSQSLMLDLGLGDEVWIRLYKRERENAIYSDDVDVYITFNGYLIKASTE; from the exons ATGTTTGGAGTCCTCCTCACCCTGTCCTTCGCCCACCTGGTGGCACAGGCGCCCCCTTCCGACGGCCCCCCTGTACCATGCAGACGCTGCTGTGATCACCTTCCACCAACAGAGGGCAGCCCAGCTCCGTCCCCAAAGGGAGCGTACAGCCGGGTGCCCGAGGTCCGCGCCTACATCAACATGACCATCCTCAAAG GTGACAAAGGAGACCGCGGTGAAAGAGGGACACCGGGTAAAACCGGACAGGAAGGCCCTCCAGGACCTGTCGGCCCCATGGGCGAAAAAGGCTCAAAGGGCCAGGCCGGCCTTCCGGGAGACCCCTGCAAAGTTAATTACGCTGCTTTTTCTGTGGGCCGTCGCAAGTCCCTCCACAGTCTGGAGGCCTATCAGACGCTGATATTCGACACCGTTTTCGTAAACCTGGACGACCACTTCAACATGTTCGGCGGCAAGTTCATCTGTCACACGCCCGGCATCTATTTCTTCAACGTCAACATTCACACGTGGAACTTCAAGGAGACGTACCTGCACATCATGCGAAACGAGGCCGAGCAGGCCATAGTGTACGCCCAGCCCAGCGACCGCTCCATCATGCAGAGCCAGAGCCTGATGCTGGACTTGGGCCTCGGTGATGAGGTGTGGATCCGCCTGTACAAGAGGGAACGGGAGAATGCCATTTACAGCGATGATGTGGACGTTTATATCACATTCAATGGATACCTCATCAAAGCAAGCACAGAGTAA
- the chst12a gene encoding carbohydrate sulfotransferase 12, with translation MGTSRMFRIFVVLGSAFMILLIILYWDDVGASHPYLHTPFSPGPKIAHPAPGQQQQQQQQQKQPPQTPRTPSFLSDIDAFVNQFLEPGTGEPTDPVLAETSNQSEKAEERYIPKQEWKVHQMPVAPELRQRQEHRKRLLEEVCANDSMLFPGKKRSFDDIPNKELDHLIVDDRHGIIYCYVPKVACSNWKRIMIILSESLLHDGLPPRDPLSISNDQAHDSSMHFTFNKFWKRYGKFSRHLMKVKLKKYTKFLFVRDPFVRLISAYRNKLEVGNEDFYRKFAQVILRRYANQPTPPSSLDEARAAGLHPSFSHFIQYLLDPQTEKDMPFNEHWRQVYRLCHPCQIQYDFVGHLETAEEDAEHLLRLLRVDNVVEFPTSHRNVTSSSLETEWFSTVPLEARRELYKLYEPDFRLFGYDRPDSILNE, from the exons ATGGGAACCTCCAGGATGTTTCGCATTTTTGTAGTCCTGGGCTCTGCCTTCATGATTCTTCTGATCATCCTCTACTGGGACGATGTCGGAGCGTCCCATCCATATTTGCACACCCCTTTCTCGCCGGGTCCCAAAATTGCACATCCTGCTCCAgggcagcaacagcagcagcagcagcagcagaagcagccACCTCAAACCCCCCGAACACCGTCCTTCCTGTCCGACATCGATGCCTTTGTCAACCAGTTCTTAGAGCCGGGAACTGGTGAACCTACAGACCCCGTGCTGGCAGAAACAAGCAACCAATCAGAGAAGGCAGAAGAACGATATATACCAAAGCAGGAGTGGAAAGTTCATCAGATGCCAGTGGCACCAGAGCTTCGCCAGAGACAa GAGCACCGGAAGAGGTTACTTGAGGAGGTTTGCGCCAACGACAGCATGCTGTTTCCTGGCAAAAAACGTTCATTTGATGACATTCCCAACAAGGAGCTGGATCATCTGATAGTTGATGACAGGCATGGTATTATCTACTGCTATGTTCCTAAG GTGGCTTGCAGTAACTGGAAACGGATCATGATCATTCTCAGTGAGAGCCTGCTCCACGACGGCCTTCCCCCAAGAGACCCTCTGTCTATCTCCAACGACCAGGCCCACGACAGCAGCATGCACTTCACATTCAACAAGTTCTGGAAGCGATACGGCAAGTTTTCCAGGCACCTTATGAAG gtcaagctgaagaagtacACAAAGTTCCTTTTCGTGCGAGACCCCTTTGTGCGTCTCATATCCGCCTACCGGAATAAATTAGAGGTGGGCAACGAGGACTTCTATCGCAAATTTGCTCAGGTCATCCTGCGACGCTACGCCAACCAACCAACTCCACCTTCCTCTTTGGACGAGGCGCGTGCTGCGGgtctccatccatccttctCCCACTTCATCCAGTATCTCCTGGACCCCCAGACAGAGAAGGACATGCCCTTTAACGAGCACTGGCGGCAGGTGTACCGCCTTTGCCATCCCTGCCAGATTCAGTATGACTTTGTGGGCCACTTGGAGACAGCCGAGGAAGACGCTGAGCACTTATTACGCCTGCTGCGTGTGGACAATGTGGTGGAGTTCCCCACCTCGCACAGGAACGTCACATCCAGCAGCTTGGAAACCGAATGGTTCAGCACCGTGCCCCTCGAGGCGCGGAGGGAACTTTACAAGCTCTACGAACCCGACTTCAGGCTTTTTGGCTATGACAGACCGGACTCAATCCTCAATGAGtga